One Microbacterium sp. No. 7 genomic window carries:
- a CDS encoding PadR family transcriptional regulator, with the protein MQFLILGLLLHGPLSAYELRKRFTAGISLFYAASLGGIQRALGVLEAQGRVTKEASAGPGRPKHLYAVTESGRAAWHDWMLSPITESDAEQIGLAKVYLLGSMPPEDRAEVVSLLRRRTAADLERLTALRAEIDATPIPERSRDVARFRRATLDYGIRAHELMVRWLDELESA; encoded by the coding sequence ATGCAGTTCCTGATCCTCGGCCTCCTGCTTCACGGGCCCCTCTCCGCGTACGAGCTGCGCAAACGGTTCACCGCCGGCATCTCGCTCTTCTACGCGGCCAGCCTCGGCGGCATCCAGCGGGCGCTCGGGGTGCTCGAGGCGCAGGGGCGGGTGACGAAAGAGGCGTCCGCCGGCCCCGGCCGGCCGAAGCATCTGTACGCCGTCACCGAGTCCGGCCGCGCGGCGTGGCACGACTGGATGCTCTCGCCGATCACGGAGTCGGACGCCGAGCAGATCGGGCTCGCGAAGGTGTACCTGCTGGGCAGCATGCCGCCCGAGGATCGTGCGGAGGTCGTCTCCCTGCTGCGCCGGCGCACCGCCGCGGATCTCGAACGGCTCACCGCGCTGCGAGCAGAGATCGACGCGACGCCGATACCGGAACGGTCTCGCGATGTCGCACGGTTCCGCCGAGCGACACTGGACTACGGCATCCGCGCGCACGAGCTCATGGTGCGCTGGCTCGATGAGCTGGAGTCCGCATGA
- a CDS encoding lactonase family protein gives MTSQPNRKATDRLYVIAQSPGMAVVDLYDDGSAELFPGSPFESGSGGVDLRVTPDGKYLLAPAGWGLPMGGGMRQAFKPEIGVYRVEDDGSVTSAGKYRFNKFVTPLGTETAANGRDVYVGMGHGLAGMVGGSIQHFHLSEEGVLSPVSPRRRLGKFSHGLVQSKISPDGTKLYVISAITNTIFTYGLEPDGSIGGLIHELQVKGKTPVNPVYSPDKRFLFTANENSSSIGVLEIGPNGLLTEIPTSPFPAGGAVHNPTFSRDGRYVWAGNPIDETISGYSLRENGELIALPGSPYPSPGVAMDFAQSSNGKWLFVTGSPVKATKWPVKLVSFEIQEDGSLVRSQHPAVPLGLQFEDGPTSISFPIAEQR, from the coding sequence ATGACCTCCCAGCCGAACCGCAAAGCAACCGATCGCCTGTACGTCATCGCGCAGAGCCCCGGTATGGCCGTGGTCGATCTCTACGACGACGGCAGTGCAGAGCTCTTTCCCGGCTCGCCGTTCGAATCGGGATCGGGTGGTGTCGACCTTCGGGTCACTCCGGACGGGAAGTACCTTCTGGCTCCCGCGGGCTGGGGGCTGCCGATGGGCGGCGGCATGCGGCAGGCGTTCAAGCCCGAGATCGGCGTGTACCGTGTCGAGGACGACGGCAGTGTGACCAGCGCCGGCAAGTACCGCTTCAACAAGTTCGTCACGCCGCTCGGCACCGAGACCGCAGCCAACGGTCGCGATGTGTACGTCGGAATGGGTCACGGTCTGGCCGGCATGGTCGGCGGCTCGATCCAGCACTTCCACCTCAGCGAGGAGGGCGTGCTCTCGCCCGTCAGCCCCCGCCGCAGGCTCGGCAAGTTCTCGCACGGCCTCGTGCAGTCGAAGATCTCGCCCGACGGCACGAAGCTCTATGTCATCAGTGCGATCACGAACACGATCTTCACCTACGGTCTCGAACCCGACGGCAGCATCGGCGGTCTGATCCACGAGTTGCAGGTCAAGGGCAAGACGCCCGTGAACCCCGTGTACTCGCCCGACAAGCGTTTCCTGTTCACCGCGAACGAGAACAGCAGCTCGATCGGTGTGCTCGAGATCGGGCCCAACGGGCTGCTCACCGAGATTCCCACCTCTCCCTTCCCCGCCGGCGGAGCGGTGCACAATCCGACGTTCAGCCGGGACGGCAGATACGTCTGGGCCGGCAACCCGATCGACGAGACGATCAGCGGATATTCCCTGCGCGAGAACGGCGAGCTCATCGCACTGCCGGGTTCGCCCTATCCGAGCCCGGGCGTGGCCATGGACTTCGCGCAGTCGTCGAACGGCAAGTGGCTGTTCGTCACGGGGTCGCCCGTGAAGGCCACGAAGTGGCCGGTGAAACTGGTGAGTTTCGAGATTCAGGAGGATGGCTCGCTCGTGCGGTCACAGCACCCTGCTGTGCCGCTCGGCCTGCAGTTCGAAGACGGCCCCACGTCGATCTCCTTCCCGATCGCCGAGCAGCGGTAG
- a CDS encoding HhH-GPD-type base excision DNA repair protein — protein sequence MPELHITDDPAADQLLSDNPLALLLGMLLDQQVAMETAFAGPLKIRDRVGTLDATTLAGYDADAFVEAFKISPAVHRFPGSMAARVQALCQALVDDWDGDAAALWTRDAPDGPTVLKRLKALPGFGDQKARIFLALLGKQYGFAGAGWREASAPYGDEGSFRSVADIVSPESLTRVRESKRAAKAAAKK from the coding sequence ATGCCCGAACTCCACATCACTGACGACCCCGCCGCCGACCAGCTGCTGAGCGACAACCCGCTCGCCCTGCTGCTCGGCATGCTGCTCGACCAGCAGGTCGCGATGGAGACCGCGTTCGCGGGACCGCTGAAGATCCGCGACCGCGTCGGCACCCTCGACGCCACGACCCTCGCGGGCTACGACGCCGACGCGTTCGTCGAGGCGTTCAAGATCTCGCCCGCGGTGCACCGCTTTCCCGGCTCCATGGCCGCGCGCGTGCAGGCGCTGTGCCAGGCGCTCGTCGACGACTGGGACGGCGACGCGGCGGCGCTGTGGACCCGCGACGCCCCCGACGGGCCGACCGTGCTGAAGCGCCTCAAGGCGCTGCCGGGCTTCGGCGACCAGAAGGCGCGCATCTTCCTCGCCCTGCTCGGCAAGCAGTACGGGTTCGCCGGCGCCGGCTGGCGCGAGGCGTCCGCTCCGTACGGCGACGAGGGCTCGTTCCGCTCGGTCGCCGACATCGTCTCGCCCGAGAGCCTCACCCGCGTGCGCGAGAGCAAGCGCGCCGCGAAGGCGGCCGCGAAGAAGTAG
- a CDS encoding SdpI family protein, translating to MAELIGAALVAALALLVLWWARACRRGTFRRSRIAGYRTALTLRDDHAWVAVHRAASPFLAVAGVGALVGTIAGAVLALAGVAGAAAALGASVAWVLPWVLLWALLGLIPAVRAERAYRRR from the coding sequence ATGGCCGAGCTGATCGGCGCCGCCCTCGTGGCCGCGCTCGCGCTCCTCGTGCTCTGGTGGGCGCGGGCGTGCCGGCGCGGCACGTTCCGGCGCAGCCGGATCGCCGGCTATCGCACGGCGCTCACGCTGCGCGACGACCACGCGTGGGTCGCCGTGCACCGGGCCGCGTCCCCGTTCCTCGCCGTCGCGGGCGTCGGCGCCCTCGTCGGGACGATCGCGGGAGCCGTGCTCGCCCTCGCCGGCGTCGCCGGCGCGGCCGCGGCCCTCGGCGCCTCCGTCGCCTGGGTGCTCCCCTGGGTGCTCCTGTGGGCGCTGCTCGGCCTCATCCCCGCCGTGCGCGCCGAGCGCGCCTATCGCCGTCGATGA
- a CDS encoding DUF1801 domain-containing protein, translated as MERTGDDVAAAIAGVTPAARRRDAEALVALMRDVTGLEPELWTGKIVGFGEYHYRYESGREGDSPAVGFAPRKAATTIYLPDGVGAHEQALSRLGPHTTGVGCLYLKALDDVDLAVLRGIVETSFRTLTSGTYGHRARDGGA; from the coding sequence ATGGAACGCACGGGTGACGACGTCGCAGCGGCGATCGCGGGGGTGACGCCGGCGGCGCGGAGACGCGATGCGGAGGCGCTCGTCGCGCTCATGCGCGACGTCACGGGCCTGGAGCCCGAGCTGTGGACGGGCAAGATCGTCGGCTTCGGCGAGTACCACTACCGCTACGAGTCGGGCCGCGAGGGCGACTCCCCCGCCGTGGGCTTCGCGCCGCGCAAGGCCGCGACGACGATCTACCTCCCCGACGGCGTCGGCGCGCACGAGCAGGCGCTGTCGCGGCTCGGCCCGCACACCACGGGCGTCGGATGCCTGTACCTCAAGGCTCTCGACGACGTCGATCTCGCCGTGCTGCGCGGCATCGTGGAGACCTCGTTCCGCACGCTCACCTCCGGGACCTACGGCCACCGGGCCCGCGACGGCGGCGCGTAG
- a CDS encoding glycine--tRNA ligase, producing the protein MAEQSRLDKVIALARHRGFVFQAGEIYGGSRSAWDYGPLGTELKENIRRQWWQTFVRGRGDMVGLDSSIILPKRVWEASGHVATFTDPLVECLQCHKRFREDNLLEDFEARKGRKAENGLADVPCPNCGTKGNYTEPKAFSGLVKTYLGVVDDESGLHFLRPETAQGIFVNFSNVLTASRKKPPFGIGQVGKAFRNEITPGNFIFRTREFEQMEIEFFTPPAEAQQWFEHWVEACWNWFIDLGVDPGNMRRFDVPEHERAHYSAGTIDVEYRFGFPGKEWGELMGIANRTDFDLSSHIEASGQKLTYFDQASGETYVPYVIEPSFGLTRSMMAFLVDAYREEEVPNAKGGVDTRTVLGLDPRLAPVKAAVLPLSRNERLSPLARQVADDLRAQGWAVDFDDAGAIGRRYRRQDEIGTPFCVTVDFDSLDDDAVTVRDRDTMAQERVPLEGLRDYLAERLRGA; encoded by the coding sequence GTGGCCGAGCAGTCACGCCTCGACAAAGTCATCGCCCTCGCCCGTCACCGCGGATTCGTCTTTCAGGCCGGGGAGATCTACGGCGGATCGCGGTCGGCGTGGGACTACGGTCCGCTCGGCACCGAGCTGAAGGAGAACATCCGCCGGCAGTGGTGGCAGACGTTCGTGCGCGGTCGCGGCGACATGGTCGGGCTCGACTCGTCGATCATCCTGCCCAAGCGCGTGTGGGAGGCGTCCGGCCACGTCGCGACGTTCACCGACCCGCTCGTCGAGTGCCTGCAGTGTCACAAGCGCTTCCGCGAGGACAACCTCCTCGAGGACTTCGAGGCGCGCAAGGGACGCAAGGCCGAGAACGGCCTCGCCGACGTGCCGTGCCCCAACTGCGGCACCAAGGGCAACTACACGGAGCCCAAGGCGTTCTCGGGCCTCGTCAAGACCTACCTCGGCGTCGTCGACGACGAGAGCGGCCTGCACTTCCTGCGGCCCGAGACGGCGCAGGGCATCTTCGTGAACTTCTCCAACGTGCTCACGGCGTCGCGCAAGAAGCCGCCGTTCGGCATCGGCCAGGTCGGCAAGGCGTTCCGCAACGAGATCACGCCCGGCAACTTCATCTTCCGCACGCGCGAGTTCGAGCAGATGGAGATCGAGTTCTTCACGCCGCCCGCCGAGGCGCAGCAGTGGTTCGAGCACTGGGTCGAGGCGTGCTGGAACTGGTTCATCGACCTGGGCGTCGACCCCGGCAACATGCGCCGCTTCGACGTGCCCGAGCACGAGCGCGCGCACTACTCGGCCGGCACGATCGACGTCGAGTACCGCTTCGGCTTCCCGGGCAAGGAGTGGGGCGAGCTCATGGGCATCGCCAACCGCACCGACTTCGACCTGTCGAGCCACATCGAGGCATCCGGCCAGAAGCTCACCTACTTCGACCAGGCGTCGGGCGAGACGTACGTGCCGTACGTCATCGAGCCGTCGTTCGGCCTCACCCGCTCGATGATGGCGTTCCTCGTCGACGCCTATCGTGAGGAAGAGGTGCCGAACGCGAAGGGCGGCGTCGACACCCGCACGGTGCTCGGCCTCGACCCGCGCCTCGCCCCCGTCAAGGCCGCCGTGCTGCCGCTGTCGCGCAACGAGCGGCTGTCGCCGCTGGCGCGACAGGTGGCCGACGACCTCCGCGCGCAGGGCTGGGCCGTCGACTTCGACGACGCCGGCGCGATCGGCCGCCGCTACCGCCGCCAGGACGAGATCGGCACGCCGTTCTGCGTCACCGTCGACTTCGACTCGCTCGACGACGACGCCGTCACGGTGCGCGACCGCGACACCATGGCCCAGGAGCGCGTGCCGCTCGAGGGCCTGCGCGACTACCTCGCGGAGCGCCTGCGCGGAGCGTGA
- a CDS encoding DUF4870 domain-containing protein has protein sequence MTTPPPPGQPPYGPPPSGQPGDGQPGHGQPPYGQQPYGQQPYVQPGHAQPGYGQQPYGRPAYGPPPLSPSDQRLWATLIHVGGIFLGFLPGLVGYLVMRDRDAFVRGHAVTALNFQITIVIAVAAGFVLSFVGIGVLVILAAYLLDLVFSIIAAVRANQGVPYTYPLAIPFIR, from the coding sequence ATGACGACTCCGCCCCCGCCCGGACAGCCCCCGTACGGCCCGCCGCCCAGCGGCCAACCGGGAGACGGCCAACCCGGGCACGGTCAGCCGCCCTACGGGCAGCAACCGTACGGACAGCAGCCCTACGTCCAGCCCGGACACGCACAGCCCGGATACGGCCAGCAGCCGTACGGCCGGCCCGCCTACGGCCCGCCGCCGCTGAGCCCCTCCGACCAGCGCCTCTGGGCGACGCTCATCCACGTGGGCGGCATCTTCCTGGGCTTCCTGCCGGGCCTCGTCGGATACCTCGTGATGAGGGACCGCGACGCGTTCGTGCGCGGCCACGCCGTGACCGCCCTGAACTTCCAGATCACGATCGTGATCGCCGTCGCGGCCGGCTTCGTGCTCAGCTTCGTCGGCATCGGCGTGCTGGTCATCCTCGCCGCCTACCTGCTCGACCTCGTGTTCTCGATCATCGCGGCCGTCCGCGCGAACCAGGGCGTCCCCTACACGTATCCGCTCGCGATCCCCTTCATCCGCTGA
- a CDS encoding FAD-dependent monooxygenase → MRVGIIGGGIGGLSTAVGLQRAGIDVAVFERSDAPRVSGSGLSVFGNGIAALDAIGLGDRFRDVTRGPAAGLRGGQRRPDGRWLTLVPVEDAGELRIVHRRVLHDLLLGALEPGTVRWDAPARVVGDGGTVEVGGTGAANGVTERFDVVVAADGLRSAVRASWPGDPGIRYSGYSAWRGVTREPVDLLGGAGETWGRGLRFGIAPLPDDCVYWFAVATMPRDEAVADEFARVEELFGGWHEPIPALLAATDPAEVFRLPIEDLAGPAPTFRRGRVVLLGDAAHAMTPDLGQGGGQALEDAATLAALLAPIAGRDRAADAGGSDARTADAGTVDAGTADARGVDAGTVDARGSDAIDAGLAAYDRLRRRRTQPIARRARLVGAVGQARTPWRAALRDAVLRATPASAMARQMDSLQHWAPPVP, encoded by the coding sequence ATGCGCGTAGGGATCATCGGCGGAGGGATCGGGGGCCTCTCGACGGCCGTCGGACTGCAGCGAGCCGGCATCGACGTCGCCGTGTTCGAGCGTTCGGACGCACCGCGCGTCTCGGGCTCGGGCCTCTCGGTGTTCGGCAACGGCATCGCGGCGCTCGACGCGATCGGGCTCGGCGATCGGTTCCGTGACGTGACCCGCGGTCCCGCCGCGGGCCTGCGCGGCGGGCAGCGCCGTCCCGACGGGCGGTGGCTCACCCTCGTCCCGGTCGAGGATGCGGGGGAGCTGCGCATCGTCCACCGGCGCGTGCTGCACGACCTGCTGCTCGGCGCGCTCGAGCCCGGCACCGTGCGCTGGGACGCTCCCGCGCGCGTCGTCGGCGACGGCGGCACGGTCGAGGTCGGCGGCACCGGCGCGGCGAACGGTGTCACGGAGCGCTTCGACGTCGTCGTCGCGGCCGACGGACTGCGCAGCGCCGTGCGTGCGTCGTGGCCGGGCGACCCCGGCATCCGGTACAGCGGGTACAGCGCGTGGCGCGGCGTCACGCGCGAGCCCGTCGACCTGCTCGGCGGCGCGGGCGAGACCTGGGGACGCGGGCTGCGGTTCGGCATCGCGCCGCTGCCCGACGACTGCGTCTACTGGTTCGCGGTCGCGACGATGCCGCGCGACGAGGCGGTCGCCGACGAGTTCGCCCGCGTCGAGGAGCTGTTCGGCGGATGGCACGAGCCGATCCCCGCGCTGCTCGCCGCGACCGACCCGGCGGAGGTCTTCCGCCTGCCGATCGAGGACCTCGCGGGCCCCGCGCCGACCTTCCGCCGCGGACGCGTCGTGCTGCTCGGCGATGCCGCGCACGCGATGACCCCCGACCTCGGCCAGGGCGGCGGCCAGGCGCTCGAAGACGCCGCGACCCTGGCAGCACTGCTCGCGCCGATCGCGGGGCGCGACAGGGCCGCGGATGCCGGGGGATCGGATGCCAGGACCGCGGATGCCGGGACCGTGGACGCCGGAACCGCGGATGCCCGGGGCGTGGATGCCGGGACCGTGGATGCCCGGGGATCGGATGCCATCGACGCCGGGCTCGCCGCATATGATCGCCTGCGCCGTCGCCGCACCCAGCCGATCGCCCGGCGCGCCCGCCTGGTCGGCGCCGTGGGCCAGGCACGCACCCCGTGGCGCGCCGCGCTGCGCGACGCCGTGCTGCGGGCGACGCCCGCGAGCGCGATGGCCCGCCAGATGGACTCGCTGCAGCACTGGGCGCCGCCGGTTCCCTGA